The DNA window TCTTCGAGGATGCCGTCAATAACAGGGGCAACGCCAGTTAAACGGGTCGCACGGTATTCCTTCTTGCTGCCATTCTGGGAAAACCCATGAAGGGTCGTTGCACAAAGAAGAAGCACGATGATTGTTCTCATAAAAGTTGCTTGGATAAATGGTTCACTTGTTTTTAAACTAAAAGAACATCAACTATTGAACCATTTTCAATACACACTTATAAATGAAGATATTAAACAATCATATAATAACACACTGGGATCCAGAATGTGCGATTTTGAACAGTAAATGTTCAAATGTGAACGTACCCCTGCATGCTAATCCTTCACTGAACAAAATGCTCCATGGTAGCCAATACCATATGGAGCTGACGGTCCGTTTCGAGCGAAAGGTTCACCGTTTCATAATAAAATCCAAGCTCAAGCAGGTAGTCGATCAGGGAAATCTGTCCCGCTTCAAGGGCTTTCATCAGGAGCTCAGAATGATTGAAAACATTGAGATTATCATGATAGTTTAGCGAGGCTTCCCGAAGGGATTTTGCCTGTTCGTAAAGGCTTCTGTAGCGGCCCAAATACCTTACCCTTAGGTCTTGCTGTTGTTGCTCAATAGCCAGGGTTTGCAGGCGGGCTTGCTTAATGGAATTTTTGTTCTCCCACAGGGGAATTGAAAGGCCCATGCCAAAACCTGAAAAACGCTCGGTGGGCAGAGCTTCCATCATGTACCCCGCAGTGATGCCCGGCCAGTAACTTGAACGGGCCAGGCGCTCTTCCTGCCGGCTGATGGTGACCTCCTGCCCGGCCATACGCAGCACAGGGTTTTGCTGAAATCCGGTTTCAACCAAATCCTGGAAATCTTCCGGAATAACCGCTGCCGGGAATTCCTCGAGGGTGAAAGCAATAGCCTGGCCGCCATTGAGGACCTGCAGTTCATCAAGCATTGTCTTTAATTCAATCTGGTTAAGCTCGGCTGCTTTCTCAGCGTTAAACAGGTTGATCTGGGCCTTGTTGTAATCCAGGATGTTGGCCTCACCTGCATCCAGCATGGCCTGGTAAGCCTTAGCAATATCCCTTGCGTGCTGCAGCCGTTTCTCCAGTTCCCTGCCCAGGGCATGGTAATAGATCAGGTCAACCACAAGGTGATGGGCTTCCAGCAGGATTTGCTCCCGGTAAATGAGGTACTGATAATCAAGCTGCTGGTTTTTAGCCACCGAGAGCTGGTTTCGCCTACCCAGCAGGGTAGACAGATCAAGGGGCTGCATCAGATGGAAGTTCGTCCGCCGGATGTTTTCGCTTGAGTTATTTAGCAGGTAAAGATCCACCTGGGGATCAGCAAGAAAGATGCCTGTTCGGTTGGCCACCCTGGAAGCCTCCAACTGGTCGCGGATGGCTGCCAGGGTAGTATTGTTAGTTTCCACTTCCTGCAAAATGGCATCAACGGGCCCCTGGGCCCTAAGCATCACAGACTGCAGGGAAAAGAACAAGAAAATAAGACCTATTAAATGTTTCATAACTCCTTTTCATTTTTAATGGTACGCTCGCGCATCAGGCTGAACACCACCGGGACCACATAAATATTCAACAGGGTTGAAGTGAGCAATCCACCGAGGATCACCTTGGCCATGGGACTCTGGATCTCATTGCCCGAGAGGTGCCCCTGCAAGGCCAGGGGGATGAGAGCCAGGGCTGCAGTGAGGGCTGTCATCAGGATGGGGTTGAGGCGGTCGATGGAGCCGCGGATAACCGTTTCCTTCAGGGTAATGCCTTCCTCTAAAAGGTGCTGGTAACGAGAGACCAGCAAGATTCCGTTGCGGGTAGCGATACCGAAGAGGGTGATGAAGCCGATGATGGCCGGGATACTCAGGATGCCCGAGGTAAAAAAAATGGAGAATACCCCACCGATAAGTGCCAGCGGCAGGTTGATCAGGATGATGCCGGCAAGCCTCAGGTTGCGGAACTCCTGGTAGAGCAGCAGGAAGATTATAAAAATCGCCATTATTGACGTGAGCAGCAGGGTTTGCGAAGCCCTGGCTTCACTTTCGAACTGCCCGCCGTACTCAATGCGGTAGCCTTCGGGCAAATCAATGTGCTGACCGATTTCCTGCTGGATGTCTTTCACGGCGCCCAGCAAGTCCCTGCCAGCCACATTGGCTGATACCACCAGCTTGCGCTGCACGTTCTCACGGCTGATGGAACTGGGGCCTGTGGCAGATACGATTTCTGCCACCTGCTCAAGCGGTACCTTACGCCCATCGCGGTTGTCAATCAGGGCATTGCGGAAACCTTCCATCGTTTGGGTATAATCCTGGTTCAGCCTGACGATCAGGTCAAAACGCTGCTGTCCTTCGTAAATATCGCCCAGGCGCTCGCCCGAGAAAGCCAGCTCTACAAATTCGTTAAATTCACCGATGGTGATGCCATAATGTGCCAGCATCTCGCGATTGGCCCTGATCTGCAGCTGGGGAACTTCGACCTGTTGCTCAACGTTGACATCCACCAGTCCTTCGATGCCGTTGATGGCGGCTGCAATTTGGTTGCCAACATTATACATCCTGCCCAGGTCAGTGCCGAAGATCTTGATGGCGATGTTGGCGCTGGTGCCCGAGAGCATATGGTCGATGCGGTGGCCCAGAGGCTGCATCACCATATAGGCGATGCCGGGAATGCCCGACAAGCGTTCACGCACTTCGGCCTCAAGGGCTTCATTGCTGCGCCCATTGAGTTCATAATTGACATCGATCTCGGCGCTGTTGGCCGTCTGTGAATGTTCATCCAGCTCTCCCCTGCCCGTCCGCCGTGAAGTGCTGGTCACTTCCGGGATAGCAAGCAGTTCCTGCTCAATGAGGTTTCCGATCTCATTGCTTTGATCGAGGGAGGTTCCGGGCTGGCTCACTGCACCAATGGTCAGAGAACCTTCGTTAAACTCGGGCAGGAAGGACCGGCCCAGGGTGGAAAAGACCCCCAGGGAAATCAGGAAGAGTGCAATGGCTGAAATAAGCACTGCCTTCTTGTGCTTCAAAGCATATTGCAGAGAACCTTGATAGCCCTGGTTGAGGTTTCTTACCAGCCAGCGATCCTTTTCATACCTGGAAAGATAGCGATCATCGGATAACAGCAGCTTACACAGCAGAGGTATAAGGGTCATGGCTACGATCAGCGAGACAAAAAGGGCAACGATATAGGCTATC is part of the Bacteroides sp. genome and encodes:
- a CDS encoding efflux RND transporter permease subunit; translation: MLDHIIKFSLNNRFLILLGAAILLVWGLYTANRMDVDVFPDLTAPTVVVMTDAHGMAAEEVERLVTFPIETSVNGATGVRRVRSASSQGFSFVWVEFDWGTDIFLARQIVSEKLITVASEMPFGVSQPVLAPQSSVMGEILFISVQADSTSMMELRTLSDWIIKPLLLATSGVSQVTIIGGDYKQYQVLADPQRLKFYDVALNELADVCRDFSNNSTGSVLRQHGNEYVVRGLARSNDLEELSNSFIRSQNGRPIRVRDVAEVVIGPSVKMGHGSKNASPAVIISVSKQPNVNTLNLTRRLEENIATIQETLPPDVEIDTSIFRQADFIEQSVKNVQNALLEGAVFVIVILFLFLGSFRTTIISLLAIPLSLLGAVLVLNALGLSINTMSLGGMAIAIGSLVDDAIIDVENVYKRLRENFRKPAGEQQSKFRVVFEASKEIRASILNATLIIIVAFIPLFFLSGMEGRMLRPLGIAYIVALFVSLIVAMTLIPLLCKLLLSDDRYLSRYEKDRWLVRNLNQGYQGSLQYALKHKKAVLISAIALFLISLGVFSTLGRSFLPEFNEGSLTIGAVSQPGTSLDQSNEIGNLIEQELLAIPEVTSTSRRTGRGELDEHSQTANSAEIDVNYELNGRSNEALEAEVRERLSGIPGIAYMVMQPLGHRIDHMLSGTSANIAIKIFGTDLGRMYNVGNQIAAAINGIEGLVDVNVEQQVEVPQLQIRANREMLAHYGITIGEFNEFVELAFSGERLGDIYEGQQRFDLIVRLNQDYTQTMEGFRNALIDNRDGRKVPLEQVAEIVSATGPSSISRENVQRKLVVSANVAGRDLLGAVKDIQQEIGQHIDLPEGYRIEYGGQFESEARASQTLLLTSIMAIFIIFLLLYQEFRNLRLAGIILINLPLALIGGVFSIFFTSGILSIPAIIGFITLFGIATRNGILLVSRYQHLLEEGITLKETVIRGSIDRLNPILMTALTAALALIPLALQGHLSGNEIQSPMAKVILGGLLTSTLLNIYVVPVVFSLMRERTIKNEKEL
- a CDS encoding TolC family protein codes for the protein MKHLIGLIFLFFSLQSVMLRAQGPVDAILQEVETNNTTLAAIRDQLEASRVANRTGIFLADPQVDLYLLNNSSENIRRTNFHLMQPLDLSTLLGRRNQLSVAKNQQLDYQYLIYREQILLEAHHLVVDLIYYHALGRELEKRLQHARDIAKAYQAMLDAGEANILDYNKAQINLFNAEKAAELNQIELKTMLDELQVLNGGQAIAFTLEEFPAAVIPEDFQDLVETGFQQNPVLRMAGQEVTISRQEERLARSSYWPGITAGYMMEALPTERFSGFGMGLSIPLWENKNSIKQARLQTLAIEQQQQDLRVRYLGRYRSLYEQAKSLREASLNYHDNLNVFNHSELLMKALEAGQISLIDYLLELGFYYETVNLSLETDRQLHMVLATMEHFVQ